The following are from one region of the Bacteroidota bacterium genome:
- a CDS encoding (Fe-S)-binding protein — protein MGIANIIFILLLGGATAWFTINFKKVIRNIRLGRDADFSDNKSQRWLTMTRVALGQSKMLTRPTPAILHIFVYVGFVLINIEVLEMLVDGALGTHRSLSFMGDFYNFLISFFEVLAFLVTFGCAVFLIRRNVLHIKRFTDKELDGWPRSDANIILTSEILLMSALFLMNAADQVLQSRGYGHYIQAGSFPISHYITPMLSGISDDGLVMIERVCWWFHIIGILGFLNYLPYSKHFHILLAFPNTYFSNLKPKGQFTNPESVTNEVKAMLDTTFTPPPADPNKPMRFGAKDVYDLTWKQLLDAYSCTECGRCTSSCPANQTGKLLSPRKIMMDTRDRLEEVGKNIDTNGEFRDDGKGLGNYISNEELWACTSCSACVQECPVNIDPLSIIIDMRRYLVMEQSAAPQELNLMLTNIENNGAPWQFSPADRLNWAKEN, from the coding sequence ATGGGTATAGCCAATATAATTTTCATTCTTTTACTGGGTGGCGCTACAGCTTGGTTTACCATAAATTTTAAAAAGGTAATTCGCAATATCCGCCTCGGCAGGGATGCCGACTTCTCAGATAATAAATCACAACGCTGGCTTACAATGACACGCGTGGCGCTCGGGCAAAGCAAGATGTTGACCCGCCCGACACCTGCAATTTTGCACATTTTTGTTTATGTAGGTTTTGTACTTATTAATATTGAAGTGCTCGAAATGCTTGTTGATGGAGCTTTAGGAACGCACCGATCACTTTCATTTATGGGAGATTTTTATAATTTCCTGATCAGCTTCTTCGAAGTGCTTGCTTTCCTGGTAACTTTTGGCTGCGCGGTTTTTCTTATTCGCAGGAATGTACTCCATATAAAACGCTTCACGGACAAAGAGCTGGATGGCTGGCCACGGTCGGATGCCAATATTATTCTTACAAGTGAGATACTTTTAATGAGTGCCTTGTTCTTAATGAATGCTGCTGACCAGGTGCTTCAAAGCAGGGGTTATGGACATTACATACAAGCCGGTTCATTTCCAATCAGTCATTACATCACCCCAATGTTAAGTGGTATTTCAGATGACGGACTTGTAATGATAGAACGCGTTTGCTGGTGGTTTCACATTATTGGTATCCTGGGTTTCCTGAATTACCTGCCATACTCTAAACATTTTCATATTCTACTTGCTTTCCCGAATACATATTTCTCTAACCTCAAACCCAAAGGACAGTTCACTAACCCGGAGTCGGTGACCAACGAGGTTAAAGCGATGCTGGATACTACTTTTACTCCACCTCCCGCGGATCCCAATAAACCTATGCGTTTTGGTGCTAAAGATGTTTATGACCTCACCTGGAAGCAATTACTGGATGCGTATTCATGTACAGAATGCGGCCGTTGTACTTCATCTTGTCCTGCTAATCAAACAGGTAAGCTGTTGTCGCCGCGAAAAATAATGATGGATACCCGCGACAGGCTGGAGGAGGTTGGAAAAAATATTGACACAAATGGCGAATTCAGGGATGATGGTAAAGGATTGGGAAATTATATTTCAAACGAAGAGCTATGGGCCTGTACAAGCTGTAGTGCATGTGTACAGGAATGTCCTGTGAATATTGATCCGCTTTCCATAATAATTGATATGCGCAGGTATTTAGTGATGGAACAAAGTGCTGCACCGCAGGAATTGAATCTGATGCTTACGAATATAGAGAATAATGGAGCGCCCTGGCAGTTTTCTCCTGCCGATAGGTTGAATTGGGCAAAGGAAAATTGA
- a CDS encoding MCE family protein codes for MTLSKEVKTGIVVVVGLSLFIYGFNFLKGSNLFKNQKTIYAVYTNVDGLLESNNVQLSGLKVGLVKSIKLMPNDRQGRILVTMSVEDNVNIPSDSRARIVSSDLLGTKSIRFELGTSSSLVKSGDTLVSEREDDLRAAVDKRIAPLQKKAEGLIASIDSVMIVVQEVLNKDARHNLTKSFESIKRAIATFEKTALRLDTLVYSQQHKLSVIFSKMESITSNLANNNDKITKVLANFESISDSLAKSKIKTTINNANEALSDVSKILAKINRGEGSMGLLVNNDSLYKKLDKSANELDLLMLDLRTNPKRYVHFSVFGRKDKSKKKQPVTP; via the coding sequence TTGACTTTAAGTAAAGAAGTAAAAACCGGTATTGTTGTGGTCGTGGGCTTGTCCCTGTTCATTTACGGCTTCAATTTTTTAAAGGGCTCCAACCTGTTTAAAAATCAGAAAACCATTTATGCCGTTTATACAAATGTTGATGGCTTGCTTGAGTCAAATAATGTTCAGCTAAGCGGTTTAAAGGTCGGCCTCGTTAAGAGCATTAAACTGATGCCCAATGACAGGCAGGGGCGTATTCTCGTGACTATGAGCGTGGAGGATAACGTAAATATTCCTTCCGATAGCAGGGCCCGGATTGTAAGCTCGGATCTTTTAGGAACCAAATCAATCCGTTTTGAATTAGGTACATCATCGTCATTGGTTAAATCCGGCGATACCCTGGTATCTGAAAGGGAAGATGACCTTAGAGCGGCGGTCGACAAGCGTATAGCCCCTCTTCAAAAAAAGGCTGAAGGACTCATCGCGTCTATTGATTCGGTTATGATAGTTGTACAGGAAGTGTTGAATAAAGACGCACGTCATAACCTGACGAAAAGTTTTGAAAGCATTAAAAGAGCTATCGCCACCTTCGAAAAAACTGCCTTACGCCTTGATACACTCGTGTATTCGCAGCAGCATAAACTTTCGGTCATTTTTTCTAAAATGGAATCCATCACATCTAACCTGGCCAACAATAACGATAAGATCACAAAAGTGCTTGCCAATTTTGAAAGCATCAGTGATTCTCTCGCGAAGTCCAAGATCAAAACAACGATCAATAATGCCAATGAAGCTTTAAGTGATGTTTCAAAGATATTGGCTAAAATAAACAGAGGGGAAGGGTCAATGGGCTTGTTGGTTAATAATGATTCGCTGTATAAGAAGCTGGATAAATCGGCCAATGAATTGGATCTTCTTATGCTTGATCTGCGTACAAATCCTAAACGCTATGTTCATTTCTCTGTATTTGGTCGTAAGGATAAATCGAAGAAAAAACAACCTGTAACACCCTAA
- a CDS encoding N-acetylmuramoyl-L-alanine amidase yields MGCKRGHTNKHCTILLLMGMALLSGSWKVVYRPPFDLKTVVIDAGHGGKDPGCSGVKYKEKDVALAVALKLGKFIEENCKDVKVVYTRTTDVFLELQERAAIANRNNANLFICIHCNANPNKEAHGSETYVMGLHKTRGNLDVAKRENASILLEDNYKKKYEGFDPNSDEANIIFSFYQNTYLEQSLNLAAKIQKHYKEKATRVDKGVRQAGFLVLWKTAMPSLLTETGFLTNVEEEKFLGSEKGQEYIAVSIFKAFREYKDEIEGRKTKYDDVIERLPVYVAPVDTAVEDQAVKQETGDTLHGTEGDVKKQTPDSIKIVKEEKRESDKREVEKKDPIKNEKPAEGSILFYVQLITSDKKIEPGSERFKGVENITEFIDNGVYKYAAGSCAAMDQASKLQSEMRKKGFTDAFVVAFKDGKRIGVDEAKRLLK; encoded by the coding sequence ATGGGTTGTAAACGGGGGCATACTAACAAACATTGTACCATACTCCTTTTAATGGGTATGGCCCTGTTATCCGGCTCATGGAAGGTTGTATATCGTCCGCCTTTTGATCTTAAAACAGTTGTTATTGATGCAGGACATGGGGGTAAAGATCCCGGTTGTTCGGGTGTGAAATATAAAGAGAAAGATGTGGCGCTGGCAGTGGCCCTGAAGCTTGGCAAGTTCATTGAGGAAAATTGTAAAGATGTTAAAGTGGTTTATACCCGTACCACCGATGTATTTCTTGAATTGCAGGAACGGGCCGCGATTGCCAATCGCAATAACGCGAATCTGTTTATCTGCATTCATTGCAATGCCAATCCGAACAAAGAAGCGCATGGTTCGGAAACGTATGTGATGGGTTTGCATAAAACAAGGGGTAACCTGGATGTAGCCAAGCGGGAGAACGCCTCTATTTTACTGGAAGATAATTACAAGAAAAAGTACGAAGGTTTTGATCCCAATTCGGATGAAGCGAATATTATTTTCAGTTTTTACCAGAATACCTATCTCGAGCAAAGTTTAAACCTAGCCGCTAAAATCCAGAAACATTATAAGGAAAAAGCGACACGTGTCGATAAAGGTGTCCGCCAGGCCGGCTTCCTGGTGCTATGGAAAACAGCCATGCCCAGTTTGCTGACTGAAACAGGTTTTTTAACGAATGTGGAAGAGGAAAAATTTTTAGGTTCGGAGAAAGGACAGGAATATATTGCAGTGTCGATATTTAAAGCTTTTCGTGAATATAAAGATGAGATAGAAGGTCGAAAAACGAAATACGATGATGTGATAGAAAGACTTCCTGTGTATGTTGCGCCTGTGGATACAGCAGTTGAGGATCAGGCGGTAAAGCAAGAGACCGGAGATACATTGCATGGGACTGAAGGGGATGTGAAAAAACAAACTCCCGACTCAATAAAAATTGTAAAAGAAGAAAAGAGAGAGTCGGATAAAAGGGAAGTTGAGAAAAAAGATCCTATAAAAAATGAAAAACCGGCTGAAGGAAGTATTTTATTTTATGTTCAATTGATAACATCGGATAAAAAGATAGAGCCCGGCTCTGAAAGATTTAAAGGAGTAGAAAATATTACAGAGTTTATTGATAATGGAGTATACAAATATGCGGCCGGCTCATGTGCTGCAATGGATCAGGCTTCAAAACTTCAGTCCGAAATGCGAAAAAAGGGCTTTACTGATGCTTTTGTTGTCGCCTTTAAAGATGGAAAACGAATAGGCGTTGATGAAGCAAAGAGGCTGCTAAAATGA
- a CDS encoding LPS-assembly protein LptD yields MPLKSKVKYTAQDSMRFDVTQQKMYLFGNAEVTYEDLNLKAGYIELDMKNNTVYATGRKDSANTEVELPVFTEKAQSFKSRNMTYNFQTKKGRITEVITKEAGGYIHGETVKKDSNNTVYIRNGKYTTCELEHPHFYIQANKLKVIPDDVIVTGPAYLVINDIPTPLAVPFGFFPNKHGQKSGLLIPTYGESANMGFFLRDGGFYWGVSDKLDVALRGDIYSKGSWGAKSSINYVKRYKYNGNFQVNFSNFKIGEKELPTFTQQKDFVIRWSHAQDAKAHPGVSFMASVNAGTSNYNRFNSYNPNVYLNNTLQSNISLSKSWLGTPFYLTASARHSQNTTTKKIDVSLPQVAFFMNRIYPFKSKTRAIPMWYDKIGLSYSAEVRNDISAYDSLFFKPETYKQMRNGFHQSIPLSTSLNVLKYFTMSPSAVFNSSLYYQTISKRYDNDTKTILTDTVEGIKMANDFSLSTNLNTKIYGNYQFRKGYVKHIRHLIIPNVSYSYRPDFSEPQWGAYKKVQSDSNGNKQEYSIFQNNLWGSPPAGNSSVVSWSINNTLEAKVRNKKDTINHEKKIHIIDMFSISSSYNTALRNFKWQMINMSARTKLFQYLDVNFTGLLDPYQINDKGVRIEKFEYDKSGLPGRLINYSLALSTSLRSKSTTGPKQSTKGSKDEIRFINQNRNQYVDFNVPWSLNVYYNFNFLRQGILPVQKTQSLTFSGDVSLTKNWKIGFNSGYDFKAEQFTYTQLNIYRDLHCWEMKITWVPFGPRQSYMIDINVKSAVLQDLKMTRRRDWYDFQ; encoded by the coding sequence ATGCCCCTCAAATCAAAAGTTAAATATACAGCCCAGGATTCCATGCGCTTTGATGTTACTCAGCAAAAAATGTACCTTTTTGGAAACGCCGAGGTAACTTATGAAGATTTGAACCTGAAAGCCGGTTATATTGAGCTGGATATGAAGAATAATACGGTTTATGCTACAGGACGAAAAGACAGTGCCAATACCGAAGTTGAATTGCCGGTGTTCACCGAAAAAGCACAAAGCTTTAAGTCGCGTAACATGACTTATAATTTTCAGACAAAAAAAGGGCGCATAACTGAAGTTATCACTAAAGAGGCCGGCGGATATATACATGGGGAAACTGTAAAAAAAGATTCAAACAATACCGTTTACATACGTAATGGAAAATACACCACCTGTGAGCTAGAACATCCGCATTTTTACATACAAGCGAATAAGCTGAAAGTGATCCCGGATGATGTTATCGTAACCGGCCCGGCATACCTCGTGATCAATGACATACCTACTCCACTGGCGGTACCGTTTGGATTTTTCCCGAACAAACACGGACAAAAATCGGGACTGCTTATTCCAACCTATGGCGAATCGGCAAACATGGGATTCTTTTTGCGCGATGGAGGTTTTTATTGGGGCGTGAGCGATAAACTTGATGTGGCGTTGAGAGGCGACATTTATTCGAAAGGCAGTTGGGGAGCTAAGTCGAGCATTAATTACGTTAAACGGTATAAGTACAATGGTAATTTCCAGGTTAACTTTTCAAATTTTAAAATAGGTGAAAAAGAACTGCCCACTTTTACCCAGCAAAAAGATTTTGTTATACGCTGGAGCCATGCCCAGGATGCAAAGGCACATCCAGGCGTATCGTTTATGGCAAGTGTGAACGCGGGTACAAGCAATTATAACAGGTTCAACTCGTATAATCCCAATGTATATTTGAACAATACGCTTCAATCCAACATCAGCTTAAGTAAATCCTGGCTGGGCACTCCGTTTTATTTAACAGCATCGGCCCGGCACAGTCAAAACACAACTACAAAAAAAATTGATGTGAGCCTGCCGCAGGTCGCGTTCTTTATGAACCGCATCTATCCATTCAAAAGTAAAACAAGAGCTATACCGATGTGGTACGATAAGATTGGGCTCAGCTACTCCGCCGAAGTACGCAACGATATAAGTGCCTACGACTCCCTCTTTTTTAAACCTGAAACATATAAGCAAATGCGAAATGGGTTCCATCAGAGCATACCGCTTAGCACTTCACTCAATGTGTTGAAATATTTCACCATGAGTCCTTCAGCGGTATTTAACTCAAGCTTGTATTATCAAACCATTTCGAAGCGTTATGATAATGACACTAAAACTATTTTAACCGATACAGTTGAAGGAATTAAAATGGCCAACGACTTCAGCTTATCGACCAACCTGAATACCAAAATATACGGCAATTACCAGTTCAGGAAAGGATATGTAAAACACATACGTCATTTGATTATTCCAAACGTCAGCTATAGTTATCGTCCCGATTTCAGTGAGCCGCAGTGGGGAGCATATAAAAAAGTGCAATCCGATTCAAATGGGAATAAACAGGAATACTCCATCTTTCAGAATAATCTGTGGGGCTCACCTCCAGCCGGAAATTCAAGTGTAGTATCCTGGTCGATCAACAATACACTTGAAGCAAAAGTGCGTAACAAGAAAGACACCATTAACCACGAAAAGAAAATACATATCATTGATATGTTCAGCATATCATCTTCTTACAACACGGCTCTTCGCAATTTCAAGTGGCAAATGATAAACATGAGCGCGCGTACCAAATTGTTTCAATATCTTGATGTAAATTTTACAGGACTGCTTGATCCCTACCAGATCAATGATAAAGGTGTGAGAATAGAAAAATTCGAATATGATAAATCAGGCCTGCCCGGACGTTTAATCAATTATTCTCTGGCCCTGAGTACAAGCCTGCGCAGCAAAAGCACTACCGGCCCCAAACAAAGCACCAAAGGAAGTAAGGATGAGATACGGTTCATTAATCAGAACCGGAATCAGTATGTAGACTTTAATGTTCCGTGGTCGCTTAACGTGTATTACAATTTCAATTTTTTAAGACAAGGTATACTGCCAGTACAAAAAACACAATCACTTACATTCAGCGGCGATGTGAGCCTGACCAAAAACTGGAAGATAGGATTTAACTCGGGGTACGATTTTAAAGCCGAACAATTCACCTACACCCAACTAAACATTTATCGCGACCTGCATTGCTGGGAAATGAAAATTACCTGGGTGCCTTTTGGCCCGCGCCAGAGTTATATGATAGACATAAACGTAAAGTCGGCTGTGCTGCAGGACCTAAAGATGACAAGGAGAAGGGATTGGTATGATTTTCAGTAG